A DNA window from Castanea sativa cultivar Marrone di Chiusa Pesio chromosome 7, ASM4071231v1 contains the following coding sequences:
- the LOC142642041 gene encoding G-type lectin S-receptor-like serine/threonine-protein kinase At4g03230: MVSKREKMRTSINIRRWSANCRLSSMLILFMLLFCPFYAYCEARDTLRQGEWISDNGETLVSAGRRFEFGFFSPTGSSGNKRYVGIWYREWDNRTVVWVANRNSPIVNAIGVFNVTEDGELKLLDTSGKVYWSTNIRSLCPCNRTVTLTNSGNLVYGDYGVLKNILWESFNTSTDTLLPGMDVNQNTILTSWKGSDDPGNGSFRFFLGIDSLGNENTIYKEYNIYCKKFSSEMYDKLHDLSSDFTARFVLDFSGKLEYWRWDVKGMNWSLIIAEPGNKCAVYNACGNSGVCNPNNNLECKCLPGFKPNAPEKWHSGDFSNGCARNSVSCGENDVFLPVYMKSVDSYKVVEVEDESACKKECLKRCDCKAYFHNNNFNCVIWTRDVVDLQEYADGHVTVSVRVARSDIESAVQSCEPCGINVIPYPLSTGPSCGDPNYLSFNCNTTSGQVSFIAPSGTYRVASIDPDTRNFLIQVNDKGNLRLNYSLPFNLTSPRNFSSEISTEVTDEVEIVWEPPLEPICNSSADCNDWSHSTCKSARDGKRRCLCSFSYRWDGAMIKCRKEKWVTLHLIIGITSVIMLCAISSVYIWHRNIAKRQENRKIDQRNRAQSMLNCERHVQALIDSSEFKEEDEKGIDVPFFDLESILMATNNFSNENKLGEGGYGPVYKGKLPNGQEIAVKRLSSVSSQGLQEFKNEVVLIARLQHRNLVKLYGYCIKGTEKILLYEYMPNKSLDFFIFDQKQSVLLDWEMRFNIIWGIARGLLYLHQDSRLRIIHRDLKTSNILLDQEMNPKISDFGLARIVGGTQTEANTTKIVGTYGYISPEYAVEGIFSVKSDVYSFGVVLLEIISGKKNTTFYQSEEAMSLLGYAWRLWTDNKVLDLMDETLQDSCIANQFVKCVNIGLLCVQENPGDRPTMMNVIKMLDIDTVNLPTPKRPTFFLRRDQSKATSSDQPESNNVLTNTLEGR, encoded by the exons ATGGTaagcaaaagggaaaaaatgagaACAAGCATCAATATTAGGAGATGGTCTGCTAACTGCAGGCTGTCTTCCATGTTGATCTTGTTCATGTTACTGTTTTGTCCCTTTTATGCATATTGCGAAGCTAGAGACACACTGAGGCAAGGAGAGTGGATTAGCGACAATGGGGAAACTCTGGTTTCGGCTGGAAGGAGGTTTGAATTTGGATTCTTTAGTCCTACTGGAAGCTCTGGCAACAAAAGATATGTTGGAATATGGTACCGCGAGTGGGATAACCGAACAGTTGTATGGGTTGCCAACCGGAATAGCCCAATTGTCAATGCCATTGGAGTTTTCAACGTTACAGAAGATGGCGAGCTCAAGTTATTGGATACGAGTGGAAAGGTATATTGGTCTACGAATATTCGAAGCTTATGTCCGTGTAACCGGACCGTGACTCTCACAAATTCGGGAAACTTGGTTTACGGAGATTATGGAGTGCTGAAGAATATTCTGTGGGAGAGCTTTAATACTTCAACTGATACACTTCTTCCAGGCATGGATGTGAATCAAAACACGATTTTGACTTCTTGGAAAGGGTCTGATGACCCTGGAAATGGGAGCTTTAGGTTTTTTCTAGGTATAGATAGTCTCGGGAACGAAAATACCATTTACAAAGAATATAATATTTACTGTAAAAAGTTTAGTTCAGAAATGTACGATAAATTACACGACCTTTCAAGCGATTTTACTGCAAGATTTGTGTTGGATTTTAGCGGAAAGTTAGAGTATTGGAGATGGGATGTGAAAGGTATGAATTGGTCCTTGATAATTGCAGAGCCAGGTAACAAATGTGCTGTGTATAATGCTTGTGGAAACTCTGGTGTTTGTAATCCAAACAATAATTTGGAGTGCAAATGTTTGCCCGGGTTCAAGCCCAATGCACCAGAGAAGTGGCATTCTGGAGATTTTTCAAATGGGTGCGCCAGAAACTCGGTGTCATGTGGAGAAAACGATGTGTTTCTTCCTGTATACATGAAGAGTGTGGACAGTTACAAGGTAGTTGAGGTCGAAGACGAATCGGCTTGCAAAAAGGAGTGTCTTAAAAGGTGCGACTGCAAGGCTTATTTTCACAATAACAATTTTAATTGTGTTATTTGGACGCGGGATGTAGTTGATCTTCAAGAGTATGCCGATGGTCATGTTACCGTTTCCGTCCGTGTGGCAAGATCTGATATAG AATCGGCTGTACAAAGTTGTGAGCCTTGCGGCATAAACGTGATCCCCTATCCATTGAGCACTGGACCAAGTTGTGGTGATCCTAATTACCTCAGTTTCAATTGCAATACTACCTCAGGCCAGGTTAGTTTCATTGCACCAAGTGGCACATATCGAGTCGCTAGTATTGATCCAGATACACGAAACTTTTTAATCCAAGTTAATGACAAAGGAAATCTGCGGCTCAACTATTCGTTGCCATTTAATTTAACTAGTCCAAGAAACTTTAGTTCTGAAATTTCAACTGAAGTTACAGATGAGGTTGAGATTGTTTGGGAGCCACCACTGGAGCCTATTTGTAATTCATCTGCAGATTGCAATGATTGGTCACATTCGACTTGCAAATCCGCAAGAGATGGAAAGAGGAGGTGTCTTTGCAGCTTTAGCTATCGATGGGATGGCGCAATGATAAAATGTAGAAAAG AAAAGTGGGTGACATTGCATCTGATTATTGGAATAACAAGTGTGATTATGCTCTGTGCCATTAGTTCTGTTTACATATGGCATAGAAACATAGCCAAGAGACAAG aaaatagaaaaattgatCAAAGAAATCGAGCACAAAGTATGTTAAACTGTGAAAGACATGTCCAAGCTTTGATAGACTCAAGTGAGttcaaagaagaagatgaaaaaggCATAGATGTTCCTTTTTTTGATTTGGAAAGCATACTAATGGCTACAAATAACTTCTCAAATGAAAACAAGCTTGGAGAAGGAGGCTATGGGCCTGTTTACAAG GGTAAACTTCCAAATGGTCAAGAAATTGCAGTAAAAAGGCTTTCAAGTGTCTCGAGTCAAGGTTTACAAGAATTTAAGAATGAAGTGGTATTGATTGCAAGACTTCAACATCGAAACCTTGTCAAACTCTATGGATATTGCATAAAAGGGActgaaaaaattttactttatgaGTACATGCCGAATAAAAGTTTAGACTTCTTTATATTTG ATCAAAAGCAAAGTGTACTTTTGGATTGGGAGATGCGTTTCAACATCATTTGGGGAATCGCTCGAGGACTTCTTTATCTTCACCAGGACTCTAGATTAAGGATCATTCATAGAGATTTGAAAACCAGTAACATTCTTCTAGATCAGGAGATGAACCCCAAAATATCCGATTTTGGGTTGGCGAGGATTGTTGGTGGCACACAAACTGAGGCAAACACAACTAAAATAGTTGGAACATA TGGCTATATCTCCCCAGAGTATGCAGTAGAAGGAATTTTTTCAGTCAAATctgatgtttatagttttggtgTTGTTCTACTTGAGATTATAAGTGGAAAAAAGAACACAACTTTTTATCAGTCAGAAGAAGCAATGAGCCTTCTAGGTTAT GCATGGAGACTGTGGACGGACAATAAGGTCTTGGATTTAATGGACGAGACCCTACAAGATTCTTGTATTGCAAATCAATTTGTAAAGTGTGTAAATATTGGTCTATTATGTGTACAAGAGAATCCAGGTGATCGCCCTACTATGATGAATGTTATCAAGATGTTAGATATTGATACTGTGAACCTTCCAACTCCCAAACGACCAACCTTTTTCTTAAGGAGAGACCAATCCAAGGCAACTTCCTCTGATCAACCAGAATCAAATAATGTATTAACGAATACTCTAGAAGGACGATGA